The following coding sequences are from one Capsicum annuum cultivar UCD-10X-F1 chromosome 3, UCD10Xv1.1, whole genome shotgun sequence window:
- the LOC107866403 gene encoding transcription factor bHLH36-like, whose protein sequence is MDNNYLWEIFTNKKQNISEDHDNHHHQLLQIPNFQQNGFSQQDNQDLIEDPVGSSVITSQLQTSCDQLYKPSTINTSTSIVTPRFQTKCDQLYKSSAASTRSTSINMPGQFQTSCDRPYKSPVGTKSTNLDRNNKEGLTRNESNKLKKVVHRNVERHRRKEMANLVNSLRSLIPIEFIKGKRSASDHMQVAVNYIKHLQKNIQELDNTRKNIKNIISLDDQNKSSTNITFQKNNICVTVNKCEDGMEILINVNNSHKEEIFSLSKVLRWLLEEGLNVVSCVNSKQDECSLIMIQCQVNNISSGLTLVGLQKKLIDLIN, encoded by the exons ATGGACAATAATTATCTTTGGGAGATCTTCACtaataagaaacaaaatattAGTGAAGATCATGATAATCATCACCACCAGCTACTTCAGATTCCTAATTTCCAACAAAATGGATTTTCTCAACAAGATAATCAAGATCTCATAGAGGATCCTGTTGGTTCGTCAGTTATTACGTCTCAGTTGCAAACAAGTTGCGATCAGTTATATAAACCTTCAACAATCAACACAAGTACTTCAATTGTTACACCTCGATTCCAAACAAAGTGTGATCAGCTATATAAATCTTCGGCAGCTAGTACAAGAAGTACTTCAATCAATATGCCCGGTCAGTTCCAAACAAGTTGTGATCGGCCATATAAATCTCCAGTAGGTACTAAAAGTACTAATCTTGATCGTAATAATAAGGAGGGGTTAACAAGAAATGAATCAAATAAGCTCAAGAAAGTTGTGCATAGAAATGTTGAAAGGCATAGAAGGAAAGAAATGGCAAATCTTGTTAATTCTCTAAGATCTCTAATTCCCATTGAGTTCATCAAG GGCAAACGTTCAGCATCAGATCATATGCAAGTAGCTGTGAATTATATAAAGCATCTTCAGAAGAATATACAAGAGTTAGataatacaagaaaaaatatcaagaatattATTTCATTGGAtgatcaaaataaaagttcaacaaatattacttttcagaaaaataatatttgtgtCACAGTGAATAAATGTGAAGATGGTATGGAGATTTTGATTAATGTCAATAATAGCCATAAAGAGGAAATTTTTTCTTTGTCCAAAGTGCTGAGATGGCTACTTGAAGAAGGGCTAAATGTGGTTAGTTGTGTCAATTCCAAACAAGATGAATGTAGTTTGATCATGATCCAATGTCAG GTGAATAATATATCATCAGGTCTCACTCTTGTTGGGCTGCAAAAGAAACTGATTGATTTGATTAATTAG